The genomic region TTCTCCTTTTTTAATGTCCATCTTGATGGCCCTGAAGGCCAGGGTGCAGCCCTTGCGTATGACTAAGCTTTGTCTGTTCTCTGTGGAGGCCTGGTGGAGGAGAACACCCTGTTAGAGCACCTGGGTGCAGGTGTTGGGGAAGGAGCGACAGCTGAGCCCGGAGAGAAACCAAACCTGTGCAGAGAACTTGGCGTAAATCGTGGCTAGGAAGCCTCCCTGTGCCTTGCTGGATTCCTTGTAGACGGTCTCCTCCGAGGCTTCCAGGGTTTCATAAACCATGTATAAATCGAGCTCTGTGCTCAGGAGCTGTTGGATGAAGGAGTGACCCATGTTGATttttctaaaagagaaaaaggatgggaacaggctggagcacaagtgatttgaggagcagctgagagagctgggggggctcaacctggggaaaaggaggctcagaggggatGTTCTGGCTCCAAGCCCCACCCAGCCAGGCCTAGTTAGGGGGAATTCATTGTCTAAGGTCTcaatcttgtttttttttctgttgaaccCCCATTGTGTGACCCAGTATGGGTTGGGTGGGGATGGCCAGAGCGTGTGTGCTGCCTTTGTCCTGCCTTACCTATTTTCTATCATTGTCTCCACTGAGTCCATTGATATGGCCTTCTTCTGCAGCTTGATGGAAAACTCCTGGGACAAAGAGCCACTTCCCTTCAGCTCCACACTTGCAGGATCAACGCTAACGCTGATATCTGCCTTGACTTGGTCAGCAGTGACCTTTGAGAGAGTGAATTGGCTGGAATGTGGACCATCTCCCAAGGGAAGGAGGGACTCTGAAATGATTCCATGCATTTGcttcagcaggatggcacagaCTCAGCACTGTAAGTATTTCACCCACAGGAAAGCTGGAACGTGGGACAGTTCAGCCATGACCCCAGTGACCCCAAACATTATCTGTGGAATTAGTGAACTTCACATTGATATATTTGGGCTATACCTGTacttttcccatcttttccaggcagcagcacactgTCCAGTGTGAAGTGTGTGCACTCGTAGTAGGGATCTGAGCGGAatattgtattttgttttcttttttttgtcagaagACACAAGGGTCTGAAGCGCTCCTCGTCTGCGCTGTCCTCGACAGGTgccaattttttctttgtatccATTTGACTTACAACATATCTGGTGacttttttaaacattctgcTGTGTGTGGATGAAGTTTTGCAGCCAAGACAAGTGGAGTTGTGCCTTAGGAAAGAGGCAAGGCAAATTAAgccaaattatttgaaataagaGCAGGAAATATCAAGCAATCACCCCAGGCCAGCCCTCTGGGCTTGGGCTGGTGCTCTGCAGGGGAGAGCTGGTGTTTGAGAGCCAGAAACAAAGCCCTGTTTCCTGAGGCAGCTtgtttttcaccaaaaaaaagtttcagtttCACTTTTCTGGTGTGTTGGGGGAGGGAAAGCCAGGGAAtgccagactggtttgggttggaagagaccttaaagcccatccagtgcctccccctgccatgggcagggacaccttccactagcccaggttgctccaagccccgtccaacctggccttggacacttgcagggctggggcagccccagcttctctgggcaacctgtgccagggcctcacctggctcccagggaggaatttcttcccaatgcCCCTTCTAACCCCACTGTCTCTCAGGTTAAATCCATTGCCAAGACAGATAGGCTCGTGTGCCCAATTTTAGTAGCACTTGCAGGGCTCATTGCTTTGGAAGTCTTCAAGAAGGGAGAAAAGCTAAAGAAGAGCACTTAGCAGGCAGCTTCCCCCaaggctctgccccagcccaagCTCTGGAATAAGGCACTTGCCTGTTTGGTGGATGCCTCCTGTGGATGGGGAGCCTGGGTCTGCTGAGGGGATgtgagccctgcagagcagcaggactggggaggaGATCTCTGGCTTCCCTTCTGCTCAGAGGGCCGGAAGTGATTGCTAAATGAGGGAGTTGGCACAGGAAGCTGGAAGGAGCACAGACCCAAAGAGTTTTAACCCAAAGTGATTTCCCTTACCTTGCTAAGGGGGGTCTCCCTGAAGCAACCCCTGGGGCAGAAGCACCGTTAGACCCAGTCCTTAGACCCAGTCTGTGCAGGAGGATCCCAGGCTGGTCACTGCAGCTTATCCCCAGTCACTCTCAGATGTGAGCGACTTCCTGTCCCCTTCACCATTGTTCAGCCTTTGCACAACTATTGCTTAACTCTGCCACTGAATGGCTTGGTGATTGGGCAGAATCAGGTTGTTGGAAACTTTAAGAGAGAGTGAGTCAGTGGAACTTCTACAGATGGAGCAGATGAAACCCACCCACCCCTCCAGGACCCTGAGGGGAGCTGGGCCTGCAGATGTTACAccatgtttgtgttttcagcatgtttgggctgtgctgctttgtgatctcttcctgcctttccctgcagtgCAGGATTTCTTGGGACAGGAGTTCAGGTAAAGAAGTAAAAGAAGTAAAGAGCCAAGTGTGATATCAGTGACTGCTAGTGGCTGTGGAATCATCAATCATATTTTGCAGACTTGGGTGGAAAATAAGTGCCCTTTAACCTGTGCCCTGCAGTTCTTGCCTCAGTCTGTGCCCTCTTTTGCAGCCTGAGTCGCGTGGACTGACACTGATCCCTGCCGAGCCAGGAACATCTGCTCTAGGGAGGCCGTTCTGCCAGGGCATGGGAGAAGGTTGGTGTTGGTCAGTAATTATTTGCCTTCCTATCTCTTTGTATCCATGGAGTAGGGGTGCATTAGGAATTGGCTACGTGGCCTTATTTCTGTGACAGCCTCACCCCCAGGGTtgtgggatgtgctgtgggaccgaaaacacacagaaagaaagaagttgCCTTCCAGAACACTGGGCTGCTCAGCAAGAAGCTCCTCTTTACTTATAAAGTGATAATGAGAGTATTTAAATTGTATCTGAAGCACTGCCCCAtgtccctggagcagcctgtgggcgatggcagtgctgggagcagggaagggtggGTGAAAGCCCTGGGATCCCCCCACCTTTGTGCCACCAGCAGTTCATGGAGCCCCTCAGGACCCCCAGGGGGGACCAGGGGAAGTGGTCCCCCTGCAGGTCTTTGGCTTTTgtttccattgcatttttttcccctttccctttgcatttcccttcctttccctttgcattccttttccctttcccattcccttgcctttccttttcccattcATTGGttgcagaagcagcagcgttTTTAGGGAAGCACACGAGGCACAGCTGCCAGGCCTGTGATTATTTGGGCTCGTGGATTTTCTGGTTGTCCGTCTGCTTTCAATGGGGGACAGCCAGAGACATCCACTTTGATATCCAGCCTTTTGCATCCATAATGTGGTTTCCTGCCTTAAGTTTGCTTTTTGCAGCCAAAGCAGCCTTGAGCATTAACAAGGATGAAACTGGGGGAGAGAAGTGGCTCATGGGTAGAGATTTTTCCACAGTTAGGGGAAGGGTTGCCTGGACAGGGGCAGGTCCCCACTGAGGAGGCTGAGGGCGTACAGGGCCACGTACAGGGCAGCCACGACCTCATAGGGCTTTTCCATGGGCTCAGCTGATCCATATTTCTGGAGCTTCACTCTGCTCAGCTCCACCAGGGCCATGGTTAAGGTCTGATcctcctgctgtgggaaggagAGCAGGCTGGCATCCACACGGAATGGCATATCCACCTTCTTCAGATCGTGATCCAGGAGTTTTCCAACCTTCATTGCAACCACAAAAAAGGCAAATCAGTGTTTTAACAAGTGTCAAATTGTGATGTCATCATGGACACAGTGCTTGAATTAAAATACCCCTGTTACCCCTTCAAAGGAGCCAAGTGTGATGTGGGTACTCACCAGCTGCAGCTGTTGGGACACAATCTTCCTTTCCAAggattccagcagcagcagcagctgattgTCCAGTAGCTCTGCAGAATGAAACCAGCTCTGATCAGAAAGCTGCCAGCCAGGTGTTTGAGAGAGCtggtgggatgggcagggtGAGCAGGATGAGAAGGGTGATCATTTCTTGTAGGAAATGCCTGTTTGTTCCAAAGCTCTTTGCATGTTTTATTCCAAATGATTTGTGCTGTGAGAGGGATGTGTCTGTTACAGAATCGGAATCTCGTGAGTTGGGAGGGATtccaaggatcatcgagtctgattcctggccctgcccaggacaccccagcaatcccaccctgtccctgagagtgttgtccaaacactcctggagctctggcatccttggtgctgtgcccactgccctggggagcctgttcagtgcccaaccagcctctgggggaagaacctttccctgagatccaacctaaaccctgctctggcacagctccagcccttccctgggtcctgtcacaGGTCACAGAGCAGAGGTTGGAGCAGCCCCTTGGGAGGAAGCTGTGAATGCACttggagggagcagagaagcCTGGAGGGGTATCGTGGGGGGCTctttgctctgccctgcaaggGATTTAGATGCAGATTCCActtggggaggaagaggagcaggagggccTGGCCAGCCTGGGAGTCAGCCCTGCCTTTACTTCCCTACTATTAAAGACCCAAAGCCTCACCAGCCAAAGCATCGAGGGTGTAGGTTATTCCCTTTGCCAACAGAAGACGACGATCTCCTGGAGAATTCTCCAAGGTGCTCAACAGGTCTTTTAAGTCTGGGCTTTCAGTTTTCAGCTCATAACCATCAGTTTTCTCTAGAACTTCTTCCATCTGGggaacaaggaaaagaaaagtgaGGATTTgagggcagaggctgctgctaatgcagagcagagagatgtGCTGAGTGTGGGAATTTTGGAGGGACTGTTGTGGCACAGGTGCCTTGTGGGGCAAGAGGTGTGATGGTGgatgtctgtgtgtttgtaaaTCCTGGAACTGGGAGAAGCTTTACTTACCTTCTGGCTGAGCTCTTGAAAGAGGTTCCTGTCTCTCATCACAGCTGTGATGGTTTTTAAGAACATGACCCGCAGGTCAGAAGGCAACCCAGAGAAAATGCCACAGTATTTATTAACTTCTCTGTCCACTgtgaataattctttttttcgGAACTCTGATAACCCGGAagctgaaaaccagaaagagtGCAAAGATGTCACTACTGAACTAGGAGTTCAGTGGCAGCCCTAAACTGAGAGTGTGAAACACTGGTATGAATATTGTGGAAGCAAGATGGAATTTGGGCAGTTGTCGTGTCTTGGGGAACACAACAGTCTGATGGTTTGTTTTATCCTGGGAGATTCCACCTTACCTGCACGTTTTACACGTTGAAGCAGAAAAATACTGTGCTGAACATCATGTTTGTGAAATCTACCTCCATCAAGCAAGTCTGTGATAAAACCCAGTCCTGCAACAGGATAAAAAGGACATTTACAATGTGTTCCCCAGCCTTCCCACTGAAGGTCACCCACCCTGTTTTCTCCCTGGCTCTTTTCTTCTAAACAGGAAAAAGGACCAATCCAAactctgctgcctgtgccatttatcaccaggagctctgcagctccCCAAATGGAGAGCTGAGAGTTTCAGTGTCCCTCTTGCCCTTCCCTACCAACCCCTCCCCAAACTGCTCCTTTCCCACACAGCTCCTTGACCTTCCATGGGTTGGACAACCTTCCCCAGGTGGTTTCTgtccctcccactgcctccATGTCCTTGCAAATGAGCTGAGGGTGGCTGTGAGGCTGAGTGACACTTGAGAAaatgttcttcctcttctgccctGTTTCCCGACTGGAGGAGTTGGTAATTTCTGGAAGTTACTTACTCCATTCTCCTTTGTTAATGCTCATCTGGATGGCCATGAAGGCCAGGGTGCAGCCCTTGGGAATGACTATGCTTTGTCTG from Pseudopipra pipra isolate bDixPip1 chromosome 26, bDixPip1.hap1, whole genome shotgun sequence harbors:
- the LOC135402780 gene encoding gasdermin-A-like — protein: MFKKVTRYVSSQMDPDGGLVPVESIADHEHFRPFCLLIGKRKQNTIFHSRPYYQCTGFSLNDVLLPGEDGESTDGPHSSQFTLSKVTADQVNGDINVRVDDASVELKGGGSLSQEFSIKLQKKAIEMNSLETMRKKRKINMDHSFIQQLLSTELKLYVVYKTLEASEETIYKESSKAQGGFLAMIYAKFFAKGTTENRQSIVIPKGCTLAFMAIQMSINKGEWRLGFITDLLDGGRFHKHDVQHSIFLLQRVKRAASGLSEFRKKELFTVDREVNKYCGIFSGLPSDLRVMFLKTITAVMRDRNLFQELSQKMEEVLEKTDGYELKTESPDLKDLLSTLENSPGDRRLLLAKGITYTLDALAELLDNQLLLLLESLERKIVSQQLQLVGKLLDHDLKKVDMPFRVDASLLSFPQQEDQTLTMALVELSRVKLQKYGSAEPMEKPYEVVAALYVALYALSLLSGDLPLSRQPFP